A genomic region of Pontibaca methylaminivorans contains the following coding sequences:
- the upp gene encoding uracil phosphoribosyltransferase, which yields MIDHPLVQHKLTLMRERSTPTGPFRRLLREITQLLAYEVTRDLALARRRIDTPMEPMEAPVLDGKKLALVSILRAGNGMLDGALELIPSARVGFVGLYRDPQTLQPVQYYSKLPEDLSERVVILLDPMLATGNSTAAAVDLLKQAGARRIRFLRLLATPEGLARLQGAHPDVPITTASVDRGLDAKGYILPGLGDAGDRMFGTR from the coding sequence GTGATCGACCATCCGCTCGTGCAGCACAAGCTCACGCTCATGCGCGAGCGCAGCACGCCGACCGGCCCGTTCCGGCGGCTCCTGCGCGAGATCACCCAGCTTCTCGCCTATGAGGTCACGCGGGATCTTGCGTTGGCCCGGCGACGCATCGACACGCCCATGGAGCCGATGGAGGCGCCGGTGCTCGACGGCAAGAAGCTCGCGCTGGTTTCGATCCTGCGGGCGGGGAACGGGATGCTCGACGGTGCGCTTGAACTGATCCCGTCGGCGCGGGTCGGCTTTGTCGGTCTTTACCGCGATCCGCAGACGCTGCAGCCGGTGCAGTATTATTCCAAGCTGCCCGAGGATCTGTCCGAGCGGGTGGTGATACTGCTCGATCCCATGCTCGCCACCGGAAATTCCACCGCGGCCGCGGTGGACCTGCTGAAACAGGCCGGAGCGCGCCGGATTCGCTTTCTCCGCCTGCTTGCGACCCCCGAGGGGCTGGCGCGGCTGCAGGGAGCGCACCCCGATGTTCCGATCACGACGGCGTCGGTCGATCGCGGGCTGGACGCCAAGGGCTATATCCTGCCCGGCCTCGGCGATGCCGGGGATCGGATGTTCGGCACCAGATAG
- a CDS encoding FadR/GntR family transcriptional regulator produces the protein MTTESPEMTSPIITTHSVGATVQLVLDRLFAQIKSEEYPLDSRLPSERALASEMGVSRNTVREALDVLEARNVIRRRPGSGSFVTWRSPEAESGQGTGAGVTGASVAFETSPLDHLVVRGIIEPEMVRLAVINMTPREIQELERLMAELENVHTDVEAFVAGEENLYRKIAAGTRNPLLASCYGLAIESCRVSFRAALLRRHLTPRRIRECQQRYKSLLQAIAARDVERAVELIKLHLLEEQKLLLQDL, from the coding sequence ATGACCACAGAAAGCCCCGAAATGACGTCGCCGATCATCACCACGCATTCGGTTGGCGCCACCGTGCAACTGGTGCTCGACCGGCTGTTCGCGCAGATCAAGAGCGAGGAATACCCGCTGGATTCACGGCTTCCGTCGGAACGGGCGCTGGCCTCGGAAATGGGGGTGTCCCGCAACACCGTGCGCGAGGCGCTCGATGTGCTCGAAGCGCGCAACGTGATCCGCCGGCGCCCCGGCAGCGGCAGCTTCGTGACCTGGCGTTCGCCCGAGGCCGAATCGGGCCAGGGAACCGGGGCAGGGGTCACCGGGGCCTCGGTCGCCTTCGAGACCAGCCCGCTTGATCACCTGGTGGTGCGCGGGATCATCGAACCCGAAATGGTGCGGCTTGCCGTCATCAACATGACCCCGCGCGAAATTCAGGAACTGGAACGGCTCATGGCCGAGCTTGAAAACGTGCACACGGATGTCGAAGCCTTCGTCGCAGGCGAGGAAAACCTGTATCGCAAGATCGCCGCCGGCACCCGCAATCCGCTGCTGGCCTCCTGTTACGGGCTTGCGATCGAATCCTGCCGGGTAAGCTTTCGCGCGGCGCTGCTGCGCCGCCATCTGACGCCGCGGCGGATCCGGGAATGTCAGCAGCGTTACAAGTCGCTGCTCCAGGCCATCGCCGCGCGCGATGTGGAACGCGCGGTCGAACTGATCAAGCTGCACCTGCTCGAGGAACAGAAGCTCCTGCTGCAGGATCTGTGA
- a CDS encoding propionyl-CoA synthetase — protein sequence MRYSEVYERWKRDPEGFWMAAAEAIDWLRPPTKALFDDRAPFYGWFSDGLVNTCWNAVDRHVERGHGDRVAIIHDSPASGVIRRITYVDLRNRVAQLAGALRAKGVEKGDRVIIYMPMIPEALIAMLACARLGAIHSVVFGGFASRELAVRIDDCRPKAIIAASCGLEPGRVVHYKPLLDGALEQSEHQPDFCVIFQREQEVAHLEEGRDVNWHGFQYGVEPAECVPVEGDHPAYILYTSGTTGAPKGVVRPTGGHLVALNWSMKNIYNVDPGDVFWAASDVGWVVGHSYICYGPLIHGNTTIVFEGKPVGTPDAGTFWRVISDHRVRSFFTAPTAFRAIRRADPKGELIGRYDLSCLQALYLAGERADPDTIEWAQEVLRVPVYDHWWQTETGWTIAGNPAGIEALPVKVGSPTVPMPGYDVEVLDEGGEPVPQGELGAIAIRLPLPPGTLSTLWNAQDRFRASYLDRFPGYYESGDAGMKDDDGYLWIMARTDDVINVAGHRLSTGAMEEVLASHPDVAETAVIGVADELKGSVPVGFLCLASGVERPHTEIVAECVALVRERIGPVAAFRLAVVVERLPKTRSGKILRATMARIADGAEYRMPATIDDPEILDEIRAALGTIGYARSSIAAQS from the coding sequence ATGCGCTACAGCGAAGTCTACGAACGCTGGAAACGGGATCCCGAGGGTTTCTGGATGGCCGCGGCCGAGGCGATCGACTGGCTGCGCCCGCCGACCAAGGCGCTGTTCGACGACAGGGCGCCGTTCTACGGCTGGTTCAGCGACGGGCTGGTGAACACCTGCTGGAACGCGGTCGACCGCCATGTCGAGCGGGGGCACGGCGACCGGGTCGCGATCATCCACGACAGCCCGGCCAGCGGCGTGATCCGGCGCATCACCTATGTCGACCTGCGCAACCGCGTGGCGCAGCTTGCCGGGGCGTTGCGGGCCAAGGGCGTGGAAAAGGGCGATCGGGTCATCATCTACATGCCGATGATCCCCGAGGCGCTGATCGCGATGCTGGCCTGCGCGCGGCTCGGAGCGATTCATTCGGTGGTGTTCGGCGGCTTTGCAAGCCGCGAGCTCGCGGTCCGGATCGACGACTGCCGGCCGAAGGCGATCATCGCCGCCTCCTGCGGGCTCGAACCGGGGCGGGTCGTGCATTACAAGCCGCTGCTGGACGGGGCGCTCGAACAGTCGGAGCACCAGCCCGATTTCTGCGTGATCTTCCAGCGCGAACAGGAGGTCGCGCATCTCGAGGAAGGGCGCGACGTGAACTGGCACGGCTTTCAATACGGGGTCGAGCCGGCCGAATGCGTCCCGGTCGAGGGCGATCACCCCGCCTATATCCTTTACACGAGCGGCACCACGGGGGCGCCCAAGGGGGTCGTGCGCCCGACGGGCGGGCATCTCGTGGCGCTGAACTGGTCGATGAAGAACATCTACAACGTCGATCCGGGGGACGTGTTCTGGGCCGCCTCGGACGTGGGCTGGGTGGTCGGACATTCCTATATCTGCTACGGGCCGCTGATCCATGGCAACACCACCATCGTCTTCGAGGGCAAGCCGGTCGGCACCCCTGATGCCGGAACCTTCTGGCGGGTGATTTCGGACCACCGCGTGCGCAGCTTCTTCACCGCGCCGACCGCCTTTCGCGCGATCCGGCGCGCCGACCCGAAGGGCGAGCTGATCGGCAGATACGACCTGTCCTGCCTGCAGGCGCTTTACCTTGCGGGCGAGCGCGCCGACCCGGACACGATCGAATGGGCGCAGGAGGTGCTGCGGGTGCCGGTCTATGACCACTGGTGGCAGACCGAGACCGGCTGGACCATCGCCGGCAATCCGGCCGGGATCGAGGCGCTCCCGGTCAAGGTCGGCTCTCCGACCGTGCCGATGCCCGGTTACGACGTGGAGGTCCTGGACGAGGGCGGCGAGCCGGTTCCGCAGGGCGAGCTTGGCGCCATCGCGATCCGCCTGCCGCTGCCGCCGGGCACGCTTTCGACGCTGTGGAACGCGCAGGACCGGTTCCGCGCCTCCTATCTCGACCGGTTCCCGGGCTATTACGAAAGCGGCGACGCGGGGATGAAGGACGACGACGGGTATCTCTGGATCATGGCGCGCACCGACGACGTGATCAATGTTGCCGGCCACCGGCTTTCGACCGGCGCCATGGAAGAGGTGCTGGCGAGCCATCCGGATGTGGCGGAGACCGCCGTGATCGGGGTCGCGGACGAATTGAAGGGAAGCGTGCCGGTCGGGTTCCTGTGCCTCGCCTCCGGGGTGGAGCGCCCGCATACCGAAATCGTCGCGGAATGTGTCGCGCTTGTGCGCGAGCGCATCGGCCCGGTGGCGGCCTTCCGCCTGGCCGTGGTGGTCGAGCGGCTGCCGAAGACGCGATCCGGCAAGATCCTGCGCGCGACCATGGCCAGGATTGCCGACGGGGCCGAATACAGGATGCCGGCGACCATCGACGATCCTGAAATCCTCGACGAGATCCGCGCCGCGCTCGGCACCATCGGCTATGCGCGCAGCAGCATCGCGGCCCAAAGCTGA
- a CDS encoding NAD kinase, whose amino-acid sequence MSLKIAFLASETEVAQTARRTLVGRYGDVAPERADVIVALGGDGFMLRTLHATQDHSVPVYGMNRGTVGFLMNDYSEDNLIERLRMAEEEVINPLSVRATDRSGKTHHALAINEVSLLRAGPQAAKLRITVDGRLRMAELACDGALLATPAGSTAYNYSAHGPILPIGSDVLALTAIAAFRPRRWRGALLPKTALVRFDVLEADKRPVVSDADALHVADVIRVEAWSEPSIRHRLLFDPGHGLEERLISEQFA is encoded by the coding sequence ATGTCCCTCAAGATCGCCTTCCTGGCCAGCGAGACCGAGGTCGCGCAGACCGCGCGCCGCACGCTCGTCGGGCGTTACGGCGATGTCGCCCCCGAACGCGCGGATGTGATCGTGGCGCTCGGCGGGGATGGTTTCATGCTGCGCACGCTTCATGCGACCCAGGACCATTCGGTCCCGGTCTATGGCATGAACCGCGGCACGGTCGGTTTCCTGATGAACGACTACAGCGAGGACAACCTGATCGAACGCCTGCGCATGGCCGAGGAAGAGGTGATCAACCCGCTCTCGGTTCGCGCCACCGACCGCTCGGGCAAGACCCATCACGCGCTTGCGATCAACGAGGTCTCGCTGCTGCGCGCGGGCCCCCAGGCGGCGAAGCTGCGCATCACGGTGGACGGGCGGCTGCGCATGGCCGAACTCGCCTGCGACGGCGCCCTTCTGGCCACGCCGGCCGGATCCACGGCCTATAACTACTCGGCGCACGGGCCGATCCTGCCGATCGGCTCCGATGTGCTGGCGCTGACCGCGATCGCGGCCTTCCGCCCCCGCCGCTGGCGCGGGGCGCTGCTGCCCAAGACCGCGCTCGTGCGCTTCGACGTGCTCGAGGCCGACAAGCGCCCGGTGGTCTCGGATGCCGATGCGCTGCATGTGGCCGACGTGATCCGGGTCGAGGCCTGGTCCGAACCCTCGATCCGCCACCGCCTCCTGTTCGATCCGGGCCACGGGCTGGAAGAGCGCCTCATCTCCGAACAGTTCGCCTGA
- a CDS encoding ABC transporter substrate-binding protein yields MSPPSFAHKLAISTAFPRLTVGMREAINIGFLAPLSGQVESWGLPGLNGCRIWADWLNRNGGLMLGGHRYPIEIIPFDCRYDGKRALAGAHHLVGEHDVKLLLMLGGDTLTLSRDYLNQRRILTSTLLPSDLSPDSPYLIAPSELHPVYNVTGVEWLARNRPELRRVALCTQEDALGLPSLASYRAAFAATGIEIVKQIRYRADNCDVAAVVQPMLDAGPDILCWCTSRTPMVHAMTEYAHAQGFTGQILSCTLDQYERLVARTSVGFMEQTVFQFPDFDDPLLREKAFFFNQPHAFFEEYNRRFPGSWSAVSWEYAAILDIWHGAVEKSNSTAPGSVLAAMKQLGHVTHAFGPARWWGQDMFGIDNALIGDWPVVEIRGGKAQIVDFGSIPDWLEQHGDLLKREMMALGQLWDQRVSSSAGLLPDSDQAVS; encoded by the coding sequence ATGTCTCCACCCAGTTTTGCACATAAATTGGCGATTTCGACTGCATTCCCCCGGCTCACCGTGGGAATGCGCGAAGCGATCAACATCGGCTTTCTGGCGCCGCTGAGCGGACAGGTCGAAAGCTGGGGACTGCCGGGGCTGAACGGCTGCCGGATTTGGGCCGACTGGCTGAACCGCAACGGCGGGCTGATGCTGGGCGGGCATCGCTACCCGATCGAGATCATCCCCTTCGACTGCCGCTACGACGGCAAGCGGGCGCTTGCGGGTGCGCATCACCTGGTCGGCGAACATGACGTAAAGCTTCTGCTGATGCTCGGCGGCGATACGCTGACGCTGTCGCGCGACTATCTGAACCAGCGGCGGATCCTGACCTCGACCCTGCTGCCGAGCGACCTGTCGCCGGACAGCCCCTATCTTATCGCGCCGAGCGAACTGCACCCGGTCTACAACGTCACCGGCGTCGAGTGGCTGGCGCGCAACCGCCCGGAATTGCGCCGCGTCGCGCTCTGCACGCAGGAGGATGCGCTTGGCCTGCCGTCGCTCGCAAGCTATCGCGCCGCCTTTGCCGCCACCGGCATCGAGATCGTCAAGCAGATCCGCTACCGGGCCGACAACTGCGATGTCGCGGCGGTGGTCCAGCCCATGCTCGACGCCGGGCCGGATATTCTCTGCTGGTGCACGAGCCGCACGCCGATGGTCCATGCGATGACCGAATATGCCCATGCGCAGGGCTTCACCGGGCAGATCCTGTCCTGCACGCTCGATCAGTACGAGCGGCTGGTGGCCCGCACCTCGGTCGGGTTCATGGAGCAGACGGTGTTCCAGTTCCCCGATTTCGACGACCCGCTGCTGCGGGAAAAGGCGTTCTTCTTCAATCAGCCACATGCGTTTTTCGAGGAATACAACCGCCGCTTTCCCGGAAGCTGGAGCGCGGTCAGCTGGGAATATGCCGCCATTCTGGACATCTGGCACGGGGCCGTGGAGAAATCCAACAGCACCGCGCCGGGGTCGGTGCTGGCGGCGATGAAGCAGCTTGGCCATGTCACCCATGCCTTCGGCCCGGCGCGCTGGTGGGGGCAGGACATGTTCGGCATCGACAACGCGCTGATCGGCGACTGGCCGGTGGTCGAAATCCGGGGCGGCAAGGCGCAGATCGTCGATTTCGGCTCGATTCCCGACTGGCTGGAGCAGCACGGCGATCTGCTCAAGCGCGAGATGATGGCGCTCGGGCAGTTGTGGGACCAGCGGGTTTCGAGCAGCGCCGGCCTGCTTCCCGACAGCGATCAGGCGGTGTCCTGA
- the glyA gene encoding serine hydroxymethyltransferase, whose amino-acid sequence MSASATTPGFFTSKLSESDPELFAAVTGELGRQRDEIELIASENIVSRAVLEAQGSILTNKYAEGYPGRRYYGGCEFADVAENLAIERAKQLFGCEFANVQPHSGSQANQGVFMALLKPGDTILGMSLDAGGHLTHGAAPNQSGKWFNAVHYGVRRQDDLLDYEQVESLAREHKPKLLIAGGSAIPRVIDFARMRAIADEVGAYFLVDMAHFAGLVAAGEHPNPFPHAHIATTTTHKTLRGPRGGMILTNDAGLAKKFNSAIFPGIQGGPLMHVIAAKAVAFGEALRPEYKTYIQNVVKNASALSDQLVKGGLKTVTGGTDTHVMLVDLRPKGVKGNDTEKALERAHITCNKNGVPFDPESPTVTSGIRLGSPAGTTRGFGEAEFRQIADWIIEVVDGLAANGPEGNGEVESRVREQVLALCKKFPLYPDL is encoded by the coding sequence ATGAGCGCATCTGCGACGACCCCCGGTTTCTTCACGTCCAAACTATCCGAATCCGACCCCGAACTGTTTGCCGCGGTCACCGGCGAACTGGGCCGCCAGCGCGACGAGATCGAACTGATCGCGAGCGAGAACATCGTGTCCCGCGCGGTCCTGGAAGCTCAGGGATCGATTCTGACCAACAAATATGCCGAGGGCTATCCCGGCCGCCGCTATTACGGGGGCTGCGAATTCGCGGATGTCGCCGAGAACCTGGCCATCGAGCGCGCCAAGCAGCTGTTCGGCTGCGAATTCGCCAACGTGCAGCCGCATTCGGGCAGCCAGGCCAACCAGGGCGTGTTCATGGCCCTGCTGAAGCCCGGCGACACCATTCTCGGCATGAGCCTCGACGCCGGCGGCCACCTGACCCACGGGGCGGCTCCGAACCAGTCGGGGAAATGGTTCAACGCGGTGCATTACGGCGTGCGCCGGCAGGATGACCTGCTGGATTACGAACAGGTCGAAAGCCTGGCCCGCGAGCACAAGCCCAAGCTGCTCATTGCCGGCGGCAGCGCGATTCCGCGGGTCATCGACTTTGCCCGCATGCGCGCGATCGCCGATGAGGTCGGGGCCTATTTCCTGGTCGATATGGCGCATTTCGCCGGGCTGGTGGCCGCGGGCGAGCATCCGAACCCCTTCCCGCATGCGCATATCGCCACCACCACCACGCACAAGACCCTTCGCGGGCCGCGCGGCGGCATGATCCTGACCAATGATGCGGGCCTTGCGAAGAAATTCAACTCGGCGATCTTCCCCGGGATCCAGGGCGGGCCGCTCATGCATGTGATCGCCGCCAAGGCGGTTGCCTTCGGCGAGGCGCTGCGCCCCGAATACAAGACCTACATCCAGAACGTGGTCAAGAACGCGAGCGCGCTGTCGGACCAGCTTGTGAAGGGCGGGCTCAAGACCGTGACCGGCGGCACCGACACCCATGTGATGCTGGTCGATCTGCGTCCCAAGGGGGTCAAGGGGAACGACACCGAGAAAGCGCTCGAGCGCGCGCATATCACCTGCAACAAGAATGGCGTGCCCTTCGATCCGGAATCGCCGACCGTGACCAGCGGCATCCGTCTCGGCAGCCCGGCGGGCACCACCCGCGGCTTTGGCGAGGCGGAGTTCCGCCAGATCGCCGACTGGATCATCGAGGTGGTGGACGGGCTTGCCGCCAATGGCCCGGAAGGCAACGGCGAGGTCGAGAGCCGCGTGCGCGAACAGGTGCTGGCGCTCTGCAAGAAGTTCCCGCTCTACCCCGACCTCTGA
- a CDS encoding ABC transporter substrate-binding protein, producing the protein MFSKMLKGGLSRRLFLKSSAVTAVGAALPNVALAAEEPIKIGFLAPLTGATAAWGKPGLDGCRIWAERINAEGGVKLADGNHPVEFVAYDEEYDPAKARTGATKLIREDEVKFIMMLGGDPWPGVEPVADRTGMLFSTLLPSDLSPDTTTLVAPCEVHPAYIVTGVDWLARNRPELKTAVICAQDDSLGLPSIATYLAAFEAAGIEQLRRPLLFDASTTDFAPIVTRLMSGNPDIICLDTSYSDYVHPICQQLYQQGYQGQIISATLDFYDQIVQKTSKEFMEGVIFQFPDFDDPAMNSDTVNFKDANGFYEEYAKRFPNQWGAVSWEYAAIMDLWKDAAEKAGSAEPADVLEAMLDGGTGKHAFGDATWWGEELFGINHALVGNWPVVMIEDGKAVIQEFGSIPDWYDQHGDLLIKHMKEYRQMWDQRS; encoded by the coding sequence ATGTTTTCCAAGATGCTGAAGGGCGGCTTGTCACGTCGCCTGTTTTTGAAATCGAGTGCGGTCACCGCCGTCGGTGCCGCCTTGCCGAACGTCGCCCTGGCCGCCGAAGAGCCGATCAAGATCGGCTTTCTCGCGCCGCTGACCGGCGCCACCGCGGCCTGGGGCAAGCCGGGGCTCGACGGGTGCCGGATCTGGGCCGAGCGCATCAACGCGGAGGGTGGCGTCAAGCTGGCCGATGGCAATCACCCGGTCGAGTTCGTCGCCTATGACGAGGAATACGACCCCGCCAAGGCCCGCACCGGCGCGACCAAGCTGATCCGCGAAGATGAGGTCAAGTTCATCATGATGCTGGGCGGCGACCCCTGGCCCGGCGTGGAACCGGTTGCGGACAGGACGGGAATGCTGTTCTCGACCCTGCTGCCGTCGGACCTGTCGCCGGATACCACGACGCTCGTCGCCCCCTGCGAGGTGCACCCGGCCTATATCGTCACCGGCGTGGACTGGCTTGCGCGCAACCGTCCCGAACTCAAGACCGCGGTGATCTGCGCGCAGGATGATTCGCTCGGCCTGCCCTCGATCGCGACCTATCTCGCCGCCTTCGAGGCCGCTGGAATCGAACAACTGCGCAGGCCGCTCCTGTTCGATGCCTCGACCACCGATTTCGCCCCCATCGTCACGCGGCTGATGTCCGGCAACCCCGACATCATCTGCCTCGACACGTCCTATTCGGATTACGTGCACCCGATCTGCCAGCAGCTTTACCAGCAGGGCTACCAGGGGCAGATCATCTCGGCCACGCTCGATTTCTACGACCAGATCGTCCAGAAGACCTCCAAGGAATTCATGGAAGGCGTGATCTTCCAGTTCCCCGACTTCGACGACCCGGCGATGAACAGCGATACGGTCAACTTCAAGGACGCGAACGGCTTCTACGAGGAATACGCCAAGCGCTTCCCCAACCAGTGGGGTGCCGTGAGCTGGGAATATGCCGCGATCATGGATCTCTGGAAGGACGCGGCGGAAAAGGCCGGCAGCGCCGAACCCGCGGATGTTCTCGAGGCGATGCTCGACGGCGGCACGGGCAAGCATGCCTTCGGCGATGCGACCTGGTGGGGCGAAGAACTGTTCGGCATCAATCATGCCCTGGTCGGCAACTGGCCGGTGGTCATGATCGAGGACGGCAAGGCCGTCATCCAGGAGTTCGGCTCGATCCCGGACTGGTACGACCAACACGGCGATCTGCTCATCAAGCACATGAAGGAATATCGCCAGATGTGGGATCAGCGCAGCTGA